Below is a genomic region from Alphaproteobacteria bacterium.
TCGCGCCGAGGCTCTCCTCGAGCCAGATGATGGCGCGGTTCTCGACCAGGTCGACGAGGCCCTTGAAGTCGCCCTCGAGGCCGATCGGTAGATAGAGGACGGCGGGGCGGGCGCCGAGCCGATCCTTGATCATGCCCACGCACATGTCGAAGTTCGCGCCGGTGCGGTCGAGCTTGTTGACGAAGCACATCCGCGGCACTTTGTATTTGTCGGCCTGGCGCCACACCGTCTCGGACTGCGGCTCGACGCCGGCGACTCCGTCGAAGCAGGCGACCGCGCCGTCGAGGACGCGAAGCGAGCGCTCGACCTCGATGGTGAAGTCGACGTGGCCCGGCGTGTCGATGATGTTGACGCGGTGGTCGTTCCAGAAACAGGTGGTGGCCGCGGACGTGATCGTGATCCCGCGCTCCTGCTCCTGCTCCATCCAGTCCATCGTCGCCGTGCCCTCATGGACCTCGCCGATCTTGTAGGACTTGCCGGTATAATAGAGGATTCGCTCGGTCGTCGTCGTCTTGCCGGCATCGATGTGGGCCATGATGCCGATGTTGCGATATTTGTCGAGCGGATGGCTGCGGGCCATGACTTGTCTCCAGGGCCGAGCGTCCGGCCCGGCTTTAAATTGTTACCAGCGGTAGTGCGAGAAGGCGCGGTTGGCCTCGGCCATCCGGTGCGTGTCCTCGCGCTTCTTCACCGCGTTGCCGCGGTTCGAGGCGGCGTCCATCAGCTCGCCCGAGAGGCGGCCGGCCATGGTCTTCTCCGAGCGCGCGCGGGCGGCGGAGATGAGCCAGCGGATGGCGAGGGCCTGGGCGCGCTCGGTGCGCACCTCGACCGGGACCTGGTAGGTCGCGCCGCCGACTCGGCGGCTGCGGACCTCGATGCCCGGCTTGACGTTGTTCAGAGCGTCGTGGAAGATCCCGAGCGGGTCCTTCTTGGCGCGCTGCTCGATCGTCTCGAACGCGCCGTAGACGATTCCTTCGGCGGTGGATTTCTTGCCGTCGAGCATGATGTTGTTCATGAACTTCGACAGGACGAGATCACCGAACTTCGGATCGGGGAGAATCTCGCGCTTCTCTGGGCGGCGGCGACGGGACATTGAACGTTCCTTTCTCTTCAGCCTGGTCCGGGACCTGCGGAACCCATCAAAATGCCATTTTGATGGGAGCCCTGCCCGGGGCTTACTCGCTTGCTTATTTGGGGCGCTTGGCGCCGTATTTCGAACGGCTCTGGCGGCGGTCCTTCACACCCTGGGTGTCGAGCACGCCGCGAAGCACGTGATAGCGAACGCCCGGAAGGTCGCGCACACGGCCGCCGCGGATCAGCACGACGCTGTGCTCCTGGAGGTTGTGGCCCTCGCCGGGAATGTAGCTGATCACCTCGCGCTGGTTGGTCAGGCGGACCTTGGCCACCTTGCGCAGAGCCGAGTTCGGCTTCTTCGGGGTCGTCGTATAGACTCGGGTGCAGACTCCGCGCTTTTGCGGGTTCTGCTCCATCGCAGGGACCTTGGACTTGGCCTTCTGCGGGTCGCGACCCTTGCGGATCAGCTGGTTGATCGTCGGCATTGGAACCCTTCACCTAAGTTACTCTACTGCAATGCAAAATGCGCAAGATTGCCGTGGCGGGCTTCTAACGGCCCCCCAGGCCCTTGCTTCCACATGCAGCAGTGTTCAGCTCAATAAACGCCCTGTCAGGCAGCGTCTGGCTTGTCAGCCACCACCAGCCTCGGGGCGCGGCGGCCTATAACCGCGAGGGGGATATGGGTCAACAGGGCGCGTTTGTGAATACCCCGAGGGCCAGGTTCGCCGACTCTTGCTCGCATCGACGTGCCCATCCCGCGCCTTAAATCGGGGAATCGGCGCACTGATCCCCGGCGATTGTTTGAAAGTCATCCCCAGGTGATTGAACTATCGCGTCCGCACAATTCTAGTTACATTCGTTACGTCAAAGCAACAAACGGAGAGGGCCATGGCCAATTGCAGCATGGCTATCCTGGCGGTCGGCGGCGTTGATCAGAGTGTTTCGCCCCATGAGTGCCGGATGATCGTCACGGTTTTCGGAACACTTTCCTTCGATGAAGTCTCCCCGTGTGGCGAAGTCGGGGTAACGGTCAGTTGCCCTTGCAACGGGGCGAACTGCCACAGCACCTGCACCGTAAACAAGAACGGCGTGCTGACCGGCAGCAATGTCGTTTCGGGTTATCTGATCAATCACGAATGGCAGATTTCCATGGAAATGGGCTGTTGCTGCAATGAGACCGTGGACGTCGTCGCGTCCTGCCCGTCATGCGGGTGCCAAGACCAGCGTTCGCTTCCGATTCAATGCAACGACCCTTGCTGCCCGCAGGTCGCGTGGAGCGTCAGCTATGGCCCGTGCGACCCGAACTTCATGGTGCCGACGACCTTCACGATCAACCTGGCGGCCGGTGCCTTTTCGGATTGCGTCGTGGTCGGGAGGATCGTCTACGGCAACGGCGCGCAAAGTGTGCCCCACACGTTCGTTGGGACGAGCTCCTTCACATTCCCGGCGCACAATTACACGCCGGGAACGCATATCGCCCACTTCGTGATCGACGAACCCAGGTGCATGTTCGTCAGCCTGCCTATCACCGCGCCGTGCAACAAGCAGAATTGCTGCCCCGCAATCACGACCAGCGCTGAATATGGGGACTGCGACAGCGACGGCAGGGCCACTGTCATCCTGACCACGACGGTCAGCCTTGCGGCGGTCTGTCAGCCCGTTCGGGTACGGATGGATTTCAACGACAGCGGTCCGCTCGGCGGCTTCCAGACCTTCGCCGCGCCCGGCGGGGCCTTCATCGAACACCGGACCTACGCCGCCGGCCAGCACACCGTCTATGTCCTCGTCGACAGCCCCCAGGGTTGCGTGGCGACGCCCTTCAATTTTGAGGTGATCTGCCCCGACCCTGACTGCTGCCCGATCCTCGAGCCGAGCGTGACCCTTGGCGCGTGCGACAGTGACGGCCTGGTGCCCGCGACGCTCAAGGTCGATTATGTCGTTCCCGACGGATGCGCGCCCGCCGATGTGGTGGTGATCTATGGCAATGGCGGCCAGGGCGCGGTGCACACGCTGAGCGGGAACGGCACCTTCACCGAACCGCCGCACCTCTATGCGCCCGGCAATCATACCGCCGAAGTCAAGGTGATCACGCCGCCGGGGTGCGAGTCCGAGGAGCTCGCAATTCACGCGCAATGCCCGCCCCCGCCCTGCTGCCCGAAGATCAGCACCGCGGTGAGCTATGGCCCGTGCGACGCCTCCGGGATCGCGGACGTCACGATCACCACCACCGTCACGCCCGCCGCCGATCCGAACTGCCCGGTCCCCGAGGTCCAATATGATTTCGGCGGCGGCCATCTGGGGCAGCTCCACACCGGCGCCGGAACCTTCCAGGAGACGTTGCCCTACGCCGGCGGCCCGCATGTCGCGATGCTCAACATCCTCTCGCCACCCGGGTGCGGAAAGATGCCCGTCAACATCAAGGTGAAATGCCCCGATTGCTGTCCCGACGTGACGATCACGCCGTGCATCCGGGACTGCGTGGACGGGCCCGAGCGCACGGTCGAATTCGAGATCAGCGTCACGCCCAAGCCCGCGCCCTGCCCGGCCAAGCCGATCACCTTCCGGATGGATTTCGGCGACGGCAACACGGGCCAGCAGGTCACCATCCCCATGGGCGGAGGATCCTACAGCTACAAGGAATCCAACACCTACACCGGCCAGCACGCGAAGCAGGGCACCACCGCCACGCTCAACGTCCTGGCGCCGTCCGAATGCGCGGGCAGCTATGGCGAGGCGGAAATTCCGTCCTGCTGCAAGAAGACGCGGGCGCGCTGGTGCAAGAACCTCTTCACCGCCATGTCATGGACGCTGACGATGGCGGTGCTGTTCCTGCTCTTCTACCTCGGCAGCAGCACGCCGCCGGGATGCACAGTCGCCTGCCTGCCCTTCATCATACCGGTGTTCGTCCAATACTCCTTCTACGTCTTCGGGATCGCCGGGCTGGCGATGTTAAGCCTCTACCTCATCTTTTGCACCAAATGCGCGTGCGGCTGGCTCTTGCGGCTCGGATGGCGCGTGCTGTCCGGTGCGGGGCTGCTCTATGCCATCTGGGCCAAATGCGCTTATCAGTGGGTGAGCGTGCTGATCGGTGCACTGCTCGTCATTCTCGCCTATCTCCTGCTCAGGGCATGGAAGAAGAAATGCTGCGTGTCGGACTGCCGCTTCAGGGGCGAGATCGTGCTCTGGATCGACGTGACCGTGCTGGTCTTCGTCGGCCTGTTGCTCGGCATCAACATCAACTCGAGTGGCATCGGCGCGACCTCGGGTTGTCTGTTCTCCCTGTTCAGTTTCGTGATCTTCGGCATCACGATCGATATCAGCCTTTACACGGTCGTGCTCGCGGTGATGGCGGTATATACGGCGAACTTCTTCAAGGACTGCCTGAAGCTATGAGGCCGGGCTTCGACAGGGTCGGAACCTGTCCGATCTGCTTCGGCCTGTGCGCCACTTGGTTCGTGCTCGGCCTGCTCGTCTATGGGCTGGGTACGACAATCCCCCTGTTCCCGCTCGCCATGGCGGGACTGGCGGGGACAGTCATGTTCGGCGTCCTCGTCCTTGTTCACGGCGTCTTCTATCTGATCCGACGAAAGCCGACCCCGGGGCCTCCCGGACCGCGGCTGAGCGCTGGGGGCGTGCAGCCTGCCCCGCCCGCCCGTCGGCGCTGCTGCGGGCAATAGGGGTCCATCTGCGCGAGGGGAGGATTGCTAATCGAGCGGGGCTTCGGTTCTGCTTTCGAGGCAAACGGGCCTGGGGCCGGGATCGGCGGGGATGGCGGCGGCGCTTGCGGTCGTCCGCCATTCGCTTTCCCCTCCGGCCGCAAAGTTGGGACGTGGGCGCGCCGGGGCAAGGGCGGGACGGCCCGCTTGAGGCTGCCCCGCCCCTCGTTCAACCGGCCCGCGCCTTCCCCGCCTCCTGGATGAAGCGCCACACGTCCGTCGAGAAAGGCGGCTTCTGCTCGCCCTTCCATTCGTCCATGCGGTCGTAGAGCTTGGTCGCTCCGGCCATCATCTCCGGCGTGGCCACCGACGTGAACGGGGCGAGCAACGCCTGCCATTCGCCGAGCAGCGCCTGCGCCTCGTCGCTCGCCGGATCGAGTGGAAGCGCCGCCTCGATTCGCGCCGAAAGCTCGGCCCATTGGCGGCTATAGGCTTCCTGGTCGAAGTCGCCGGGCACGGCGCTCATCCGCTCGGACCAGCGCGCTTTCTCCTCGGGCGTGAAGTAGCGGTCGGTGACCGCCTTCCAGTTTTCGGGCTCCATGATCGATTCTCCTTGGCGTATCAGCGAGCAGAAGGTCGCGACATCGACGGGCTCGCCGCGGCCGATGCGTGACTTGACGGAAACGAGCAGCGCCCTGGCCTCGGCGATCTCCGCGCGGCGCGCCTCGAGCGCTTCGAGCTGGGCGTCGATGAGGCGGGCGAGGTCCAGCGGGCCGCGCGCGGTCAGGCGCTCGATCTGGGCCAGCGTCAGCCCGGCCCGCTTCAGGGCGACGATCTGGTTGATCCGCTCCAGCGAAGCGGCGCCGTAGAGCCGCTGGCCGCTGTTGGTGCGGAGCGGCGCGACCAGCCCCCGCGCCTCGTAGAAGCGCAATGCGCGCGAGGTCAGCCCGGTCAGCCGCACCACCTGCCTGATGTCGATCGCATCGTCCATGACGCGCGTCGTAGCACTTGACGTTGCGTCAACTTCAAGCGGGAAATTGGCGAGCCTGACAAGCGCGATCATGTTCGAGCGTGCCGCCGGCATTGTCCGCCGCCGCCCGCAATGTCATGCTCCGCCAATGATGCCCAAGACCGGTTTCGAACCCCTGATGCGGTTGGTGTGCGAGCAGTGGTGCCTCGGCCAGTCCATCGATAGCGGCGGCAACGCATCGGACGTGAGGCGCTTCATTCCCAAGAGCGGCCAGGTCACCGCCGATCAGTTCGTGGAATGGGTCTTCCGCGCATCGGGAAACGACGCCCGGGAGGATTCGGCGATGTGGCAGCGGGCCAAAGCGGAGATTCGGGCGGCCTTCGTTCGCTGCATGGGCGGCGAGACCGTCGATGCCGGCGCCCTTCGCTGGCCCGGCGGCCCCGATCGTCGCTTTCTGCCGCTTCCCGACCCGGAGGCTTTCGCGCGCAAGCTGACGCAGGACGAGCTGAAAGCCCATGGAGAGCGATATGGCGAAGGGTCTCGTGAACGGATCCTCGTCCGGCGCGAGCTCGACCGACGCAGGAGGCGGCTACCGTGGGCCGGTCTGGTCGGGATCGTTGCGCCTTTGGTTTTGGTCTCCGCCTATCTGGTCTTCGTGCGCGGTCCGTTGCCGGGGCCAGCCGGGCTGCCCGACCAACCGACCCTTTGCCAACTCGCGGAGCACCGCTCGGACTATGCCGGCCGAACGCTCATGATCGAAGGCTATTTTCTGGCCAGCCAGCATGGCAGCAGCGTCGGTGATCCGCGCTGCGGCTACGGCATAGGGGTGACATGGCGCGGGGGCCGGACCCCCGGCCTGCGCCGGCTCGGGGATCTGGGCGAGCGGTTTCGGAGCGAGGGCATGATGATCCTGGTCCGCGTCACGGGCGAAGCGAAGCAGGACCGATCCGCCAGCCTGGGCGGAGAGCAACCCTGGCTTCTCGACCTTTCCGATGCCCCGATATTGCGCGCGCAACCGATCGCCGAGGCCGACGAGGAGCGCTATTTGTCCTGGCTTGAGGGACCGAGCCCATCACCGTTCCAACCAAGCCGGTAAGCGGCCCATTTGGGCCTCTCAATCGAGGGCGGCCGGCTCAAGACGGTGACGCACCAGCCGCTCGTAATAGGGTCGGCAGCGGTCGGCGAGCCGCGCCGCCTCGCTCTCCAGCACCGGCAAGGGCTCGGGCGGGCCGAAGCCGGTCGAAGCCTCGACCGCCTGGTACCAGTGCGGCGCCCACACGCCGTCGCTGGCGCGGCGGCCGGCGGGCCAGCGGAGCATTGCCGAGTCCCATGGGATGCCGAGCGCGGCGCAGAGGGCGGTGAGCGTGCCTTGCGGGTCGGCCAGCACGTCGTTGGCGTCCACCACCGGCGGCGGCTTCCCCAGCCGGTCCGCCTCGCGCTCGAAGAACTCCGCCTGGCGGGCGAGGCCGAAATCCTCGAACCGCGCCGCCTCGCGCTTGCGCAGGTAGGAGGCGATCATCAGCTCCGGCGCGCGGATGAGGAAGGCGTGGGTGAAGCCGGCCGCGAAATCCTCATAACCCACGGGACCGACCATGTGGTGCCACATATGCTTCTGGTACCAGACCCGGCGGCCGTCCGGCACGGGCCCCGCTAAGGAGCGCGCGACGCTCGCCCAGTCGCAGTCCATCGCGGCGATCACCTCGGCCGCCATCGGATGCGGCGCGCCGCTGGCCTTGAGGAAGGCGCCGTAATAGGGCTCGTCGGAGACGAACGTGTCGGCGCGGTTGCCGAAGCTTCGCATCATCGCCGTCGAAAGGTTGCGCGGCCCGGACCACATGGCGATGCGCACGGTCATGACCGGCACGGCCAGGATAGATGGGGACAGTTACTAGTAACTGTCCCCATCTATCCCCCCCGCCACCTCCGCCTCGATGAGAGCGCGGTAGAGGCGCTGGAGCCGCTCGACCATCGGCCCGCGCCCGCCCGAGATGTGCCGCCCGTCGATCGTCCGCACCGGCACGACCCCGGCGAAGGTGCCGGTGACGAACGCCTCCTCGGCGCCATAGGCGTCCGTCAGGGAGAAGTTTTTTTCGAACACCGGAATCCCGTTGTCTCGGCAAAGGCGGATGACGTTG
It encodes:
- the rpsG gene encoding 30S ribosomal protein S7, with protein sequence MSRRRRPEKREILPDPKFGDLVLSKFMNNIMLDGKKSTAEGIVYGAFETIEQRAKKDPLGIFHDALNNVKPGIEVRSRRVGGATYQVPVEVRTERAQALAIRWLISAARARSEKTMAGRLSGELMDAASNRGNAVKKREDTHRMAEANRAFSHYRW
- the rpsL gene encoding 30S ribosomal protein S12, whose translation is MPTINQLIRKGRDPQKAKSKVPAMEQNPQKRGVCTRVYTTTPKKPNSALRKVAKVRLTNQREVISYIPGEGHNLQEHSVVLIRGGRVRDLPGVRYHVLRGVLDTQGVKDRRQSRSKYGAKRPK
- a CDS encoding MerR family transcriptional regulator, translating into MDDAIDIRQVVRLTGLTSRALRFYEARGLVAPLRTNSGQRLYGAASLERINQIVALKRAGLTLAQIERLTARGPLDLARLIDAQLEALEARRAEIAEARALLVSVKSRIGRGEPVDVATFCSLIRQGESIMEPENWKAVTDRYFTPEEKARWSERMSAVPGDFDQEAYSRQWAELSARIEAALPLDPASDEAQALLGEWQALLAPFTSVATPEMMAGATKLYDRMDEWKGEQKPPFSTDVWRFIQEAGKARAG
- a CDS encoding sulfotransferase — its product is MTVRIAMWSGPRNLSTAMMRSFGNRADTFVSDEPYYGAFLKASGAPHPMAAEVIAAMDCDWASVARSLAGPVPDGRRVWYQKHMWHHMVGPVGYEDFAAGFTHAFLIRAPELMIASYLRKREAARFEDFGLARQAEFFEREADRLGKPPPVVDANDVLADPQGTLTALCAALGIPWDSAMLRWPAGRRASDGVWAPHWYQAVEASTGFGPPEPLPVLESEAARLADRCRPYYERLVRHRLEPAALD